In Sphingobacterium sp. SRCM116780, the genomic stretch AAAAACGGTTGAAGGTCATATGACTAAAGCCCTTCGACATTTGCGTACGGAGCTTATGGATTATTTAACATTGATCATTTTCTATGTCATCTATATATTATGAACAAGGAATTACTAGAAAAATATATCATTGGAGAAACCAATGAAGAGGAGAATAGAAGCATACAACATTGGCTGGAACAAAACTCCGATAACAACGCTGAATATTTGAAAATTAAAAAAATGTGGGATAGTTTACCTCAACCCCTTGAAACGCCAGCTGTAGATGTGGATCAAGCTTGGGCAAATTTTAAAGCCGCAAGAGATAAAAGAACGGCTAGCACAGCTCTAGCTGTGGAAAAGAAAACAATAGCCATGGGTTGGAATTGGTGGGCTGCAGCGGGCATACTTTTGATCTGCTCGCTTGGTTTTTATGTATTCAATAACAGCTATAAACAAGAAAAACAGCTATTCAGTAATGAATCGGTACTGAAGGACTCATTACCTGATGGATCGCTGGTAACGTTGAATAAAAACTCGATAATGACTTATTCCAATAATTGGATCGACAAACAAAGAAGAGTAAAATTAGAGCAGGGCGAGGTGTTTTTTCAAGTGTTTAAAGATAAGGAACATCCTTTTGTAATCGAAACAGGTAAAAGTAAGATTACGGTGTTGGGTACTAGCTTTAATGTGCGTCGCATGACTGATGCTACTGAAGTCATTGTCGCCACAGGGCTAGTGAAAGTTTCCTATAGCAATAAAGAAGTTTACTTACATCCAAAAGAGATGATCACAGTAAGAGATAATGATACGACTAAAGTTTCGGTCAAGCAGACAGCAGATCAATTCTATAAGTATTATGTTGATCGGGAGTTTGTCTTTGAAAATACGTCGCTGGAGCGGGTCGTTGCGTTATTAAATAAAGCCTATGACCAGAAAATCGTCATTGATCAAGCTGCAGATAAAAAGCTTTTGTTAACGGCAACTTTCGAACAAAATAGTTTAAGCGAGATTTTAAAGATCATCGCAGACACATTTAAATGTAAAGTCATCATCAAAGATTCAATCATTCATTTAACTCGATAATCATGTTTTTGGGAAAACGTATCAACCATATCAAAATCACTCCTTTTTTTAGAAGAAAACTTACATGCTTTTTATTATTCTTCGTGTTATTCAGCTTTCTGGAAGCACATGCGCAACAACAGCTTTCCGCAGAAATCCAGATGCCTGCTTTTCCAAAAACTACTGTAGGTCAGGTTTTTCAAGTGTTGAAAGATAAACAGGCGACCTTGTTTTCTTTTAATAGCAATATCTTACAGACAGATAGCATCATTCATGTGGCAGCTTATAAGGGATCCTTGTTTGGATATTTAGATGGTATATTGGGGAAAGAATATAGTTTTAAAGAAATAGGAAAACATATTATCATGCAATATACCCCACAGCGTATGTCTGTGGATTTTGAAGTACAGACAGATGATAAAAATAAAGTAGTCATCTTGGGGTACATTAAAAATATACGAACCAATAAGCCCATTTCAGATGCAAGTATTTTTGATCGAGATGCTTTACTTTCTACTTTAACGGATAAAAACGGTTATTTCGAACTCGATGTTAAGAAAAAGAACAGTTTGATTGCTGTCAATGTCAGTAAAGAAATGTTTCGGGATACCAGCGTGATGGTCATCTTTCCTATTGAAGCAAAGATGGGGAACAAAAAACGAAAGTATGGTTACTTTACTGGATATGGAGAAAGAAATGGTTTTTATCAGTCCTTTTTTGGAAGAGCCTTTCTATCCCCAGCGCAAAGTATTCAAAATATGAATCTAGGTGGACTTTTTCTTTATAGTCCCTATCAGGTTTCTATGACACCAGGATTAAGCTCACATGGATTCATTCGTTCGCAGATTGTCAACAAATTTTCGATGAATATTCTTGGAGGATCAACTGCAGGAGTAAAAGGTGTAGAAATAGGAGGCGTATTCAACCTCAATCAGTATGATATGCAAGGTCTACAGTTCGTTGGAGGATTTAATATAGTGGGTGGTCAGGTAAGAGGAATGCAGATCGCTGGACTATCGAATCAAGTCTTCGGAGATGTCAAAGGTTTGCAAATGGCAGGAGGATTGAATGGAGCGGATACAGTAAAAGGTGTGCAGATTGGTGGAATAGGTAATATCATGAAAGAGGGGAGCGATGCTACCCAGCTGGCGGGTGCGTTTAATCACAGTACAGGTACTGTTGGTCATCAGATGGCAGGTATAGCCAATATCGCTAAGAAGGTGAAAGGAATTCAATTGGCTGCTGTAGTCAATATTGCAGATAGCAGCGATTATCCAATCGGTTTATTAAATTTCATTAAAAACGGAGAAAAGAGCTTTTCTCTAGCCATAGACCAAGATCAATATCTAGCGATGCAATTCAGATCTGGTGGACGTGTGCTATACAGCCTTTTGGCGGTGAATGTGGCTACGGATGATAATAGATCAAAATATGCGCTCGAAGCAGGTCTAGGAGCTGTTGTATTGCACGGCGACAAGTTCATGTTACGTGCCGAAATCTCCAGTCGAAATCATCTAACAAATAAATTTAAAATGTTAACCAATAACCAATCTACTCTTCGGTTGATTCCAGAGTTGCGTTTGAGCAATAAATTGTCCCTGTTTGTGTCACCTAGCTTTAGTTATGCGAAGAAAGATGATGATGCTGTCACGAAGACAGGCAAGACACTTTGGAAGGTTTGGGGAAGAGATAAAGGTAGAAACTCATTCTTTGGAGGAGCAGGAGCAGGTATCATGTTAAAATTGTAACCGACATGCTAACAAGCCCATTCTATAGGAATAAACAAAAAGAGATAACGGATAACGTTATCTCTTTTTGTTTATACGAAATAGGAGTACTTCATATACTCCTCTCATTCTTGGTCATAAAAAAAGGAGATAATCGAAATTATCTCCTTTTGTGTATGTTATACTGAATAAGAATTACTCAGCGATTACTTCGAAAGGAACTTGAACTTTCACTTCTTTGTGTAAGTTTAAGTTTGCTAAGTATTCACCAATCTCTTTAGGTTCAACTTCGAAAGTAATACGACGACGGTCAACATCAAAACCTTGAGCTTTTAAAGCATCAGCAATTTGAATGCTGTTTACTTTACCAAAGATTTTACCAGTTTCACCAGCTTTAGCACCGATTGTTAACTTAATAGTTTCCAATTTAGTTGCTAATTCTGTAGCGTCTTTTTTAATTTTATCTTGTTTAAACTGAGCTTGTCTAATGTTTTCAGCTAAAACTTTTTTTGCTGATACAGTCGCTTGAATAGCAAATCCTTGAGGGATTAAATAATTACGACCGTAACCTGGCTTTACATTTACGATATCGTTTTGCTCACCTAAGCCTTTGATATCTTGTTTTAAAATAATTTCCATGTTCTCTAGTCTTGCTTATTTTAATGAATCAGCTAAGTAAGGTAACAAGCCAATGTGACGAGCACGTTTAACAGCTTGAGCTACTTTGCGTTGAAATTTCAATGATGTACCTGTTAAACGACGAGGTAAAATTTTACCTTGATCATTTACAAATTTCATTAAGAAGTTAGCGTCTTTATAATCGATATATTTGATGCCATTCTTTTTGAAACGGCAATATTTTTTACGATTGTCCTCTACTTTAGGGGCAGTTACGTATTGGATATTTTCGTTAGCCATTAGTTTGATCCCTCCTCAGTTTTAGTTTCCGCTTTTTTGTTGAATGCACCGCTACGTTTTTTCTCGCTATACGCTTTAGCATGTTTGTCTAAAGCAATAGTTAAGAAACGCATTACACGCTCGTCACGTTTGTATTCAACCTCTAATTTATTAATTAATTCTCCAGGAGCCTTGAATTCAGTTAAGTGATAAAACCCAGTTGTTTTTTTCTGGATTGGATACGCTAATTTTTTCAAACCCCAATTGTCTTCAGCGACAATTTCGGCTCCGCCTTCTGTTAAGATACTTTTAAATTTTGCGATAGTTTCTTTCGCAGCATCATCAGAAAGCAACGGGGTAAGAATGATGACAGATTCGTACTGTTGCATTTTGTTAAATAATTATGTTATTAAATTTTTTTTCCGCACTTACGGAACTGCAAAGGTAAATAATAGATCTTAAATATACAACGATTAAGCGCGAATATTTTGATTCCTTTATTATGCATCACTATCGAGGAGAAAACAAGATCAGTAGCCCAAAAGGATGGTTCTAACTAAATAGGGTTTATAGCCTTTAGACCATAAACCCTGTTTAGTTTTAGTGTATTTTTTGCATTTCAGCCTGTATAGCAGCTTGCGTTTTAGCTGATACTGGTATTAAAGGTAGGCGTACATGATCTTGACCTATTCCTTGTTCTTGTAGTATGTATTTTACCCCACATGGATTACCTTCCACAAAGCACAAATCTGTTATTTCTAACAATTCATTGTGGATCGTTCTTGCTGCGGTATAGTTTCCTTTCGCACATAAAGCAACCAATTCAGCCACTTTCGCAGGATATGCATTTCCAACCACTGAAATCAAACCTACTGCTCCTAGAGCCATCATCGGTAATGTAATCGGATCATCTCCTGAGATCAATAAGAAATCAGCAGGCTTATCTCTTAATATTGCATTGAATTGCGCGAAACTACCTGAGGCCTCTTTCGTAGCAACAATGTTTTTAAAATCCCTTGCTAAACGTACTGTTGTTTCCGGTGTCATATTGCTCCCCGTTCTTCCTGGTACGTTATACAAGATAATCGGGAGCGGAGATGCCTCTGCAATTGCTTTATAGTGTTGATAGATACCTTCTTGAACAGGCTTATTGTAATAAGGAGAAACAGATAGAATTGCACAAAATCCAGTAGGATCAAAATTTTTGATTTGATCGACAATTTCTGCTGTATTATTTCCACCAATACCCGCAACCAATGGTACGCGTGCGTTCACCTGTTTGACGGTGAAATCCCAGATATGTTTTCGCTCCTCTTTAGATAATGTCGCTACCTCACCAGTAGTGCCTAAAGAAACTAAATAATTCATACCTGCATTGATTTGATAATCAATTAGCTGTGCTAAAGATTCAAAATCAACTGTTCCATCTGCGTTAAAAGGAGTAACTAAGGCTACACCCGCTCCATGAAGCTCGTTCATTGTGTTGTTTGTAAAGATTAATACTTAATTTATATACTTGTTTTATTGTCGATCAATGCTACTAATTCATTTTCATTGATCATCTTAATGTTTAGTTTTTCAGCCTTTGCTAATTTCGAAGGACCCATTTTATCTCCTGCAACAAGATAACTTAATTTTGCAGAAATACTGGAAACCATTTTACCTCCATGACTTTCAATCAATGCCGTCAATTGCTCTCTGGAATAGTTTGCAAATACCCCAGATATTAAGAATGTTTGATCAGCCAATATATTACTGGCTAAAATTACTTCTTTCTCCTCAATTTTAAACTGCAAACCGTAAGATTTTAATTGTTCGATCTGCGCAATGTGAATTTCATTATTTAAATAGTCATGAATACTTTCAGCAATGCGAATACCGATATCCTGTACAGCTGCTATTTCTTCGATTGAAGCATCTTTAATCGCATCAATGGTTTTGAAATGTTGTGCCAATTTTTTTGCTATCGTTTCACCAACATGGCGAATACCCAATGCGAAAAGCAATTTTTCAAAAGGTTTTTCTTTTGATTTTTCTATACCCTTCAACATATTGTCGATAGACTTTTGACCAAAACGTTCTAAGCTTTGTAGCTGATCTTGATGATCTTGCAATCCGTAAATATCAACGATGTTTTTTAAAATCCCTTTTTTATAGAAAGTTTCTACTGTTTCATCGCCCATACCTTCAATATCCATCATTTTACGGCCAATGAAATGTTGCATTTTTCCTACAATCTGTGGAGGACAACCTGTTTCATTTGGACAATAATGTACCGCTTCACCATCTTGACGGACCAGCTCGGTATGACATTCCGGACAATAGGAAGGGTAAACGTAAGGAATGGCATTTGAAAGCCTTTTATCTTCATTAACAGCAATGATCTTTGGAATGATTTCCCCTCCCTTTTCTACGAAAACAGTATCTCCTTCATGAAGACCGAGTCTTGCAATCTCATTGGCATTATGTAAAGACGCCCTTTTAACAGTTGTTCCTGCCAAGCTAACGGGTTTCAAATTCGCGACAGGAGTAACCGCTCCTGTACGTCCTACTTGATAGCTGATCGATTTTACTTGCGTTTCTACGCGTTCAGCTTTGAATTTATAGGAAATTGCCCAACGTGGATTTTTAGCCGTAAAGCCTAATTCTTCTTGTGCTCCGTAATCATTTACTTTAATGACAATCCCATCAATTTCATAACTCAGTTCATGTCTTTTCTCATCCCAATAATCAATGAATGAAAAGACATCCGTCAATGTTTCACATTTCTGTGTATGCTCACAAACGTGGAATCCCCATTCTTTGACTGCCTCAAGACTTTCCCAATGATTATGAAATAACTTATTTCTGTTCTCACAATACAGGAAATACAAAAAACAATCCAAAGGTCGTTTAGCCACTTCTGCGGAGTCTTGAAGTTTGATGGTACCTGCAGCAAAATTACGTGGATTCGCATAAGTTTGCTCTTCGTTTTCTTCCCGTTCGGCATTCAAACGTAAGAAAGCACTTTTATGCATAAAGATTTCACCCCTAATCTCAAACTCATCAGGGTAATGCCCTTTTTTGAGATGAATAGGAATACTTCTTATTGTTTTGATATTATTGGTCACCAGATCTCCCTGTGTACCATCACCACGGGTAACAGCCTTCAACAGTTTCCCATTTTGATACGTTAAGCTAATGGATAAACCATCGAATTTCAATTCACAGACATACTCGAATTGATCACCAATAATTTTTCGAACACGTTGGTCAAAATCACGAAGATCTTCCTGATTATAGGTGTTCCCTAACGATAACATCGGCCAGCGATGCTTAACCGTTTCAAATTTTGATGTCACATCACCTCCCACACGTTGTGTAGGGGAGTTGGGATCTGCATATTCAGGATATTGCGCTTCCAAAGCCTCCAACTCTTTCAGTTTTTGATCAAAATCAAAATCTGAAATCTGGCTTTGCGCTAACACATAATACTGATAGTTGTAGCTATTGAGCTCTTGTGTTAATGAATTTATTCTTTGTTCAATATCTATGGATGACATGTTGCGAATTTACAAATAAAAAGTGCGTTTAATCAATTTAAATAGAGAAATTAACAAAAAACACAACTATTGAAGAAGAGCTGCAATTTTTTGCGGTTTTACTTCAGATAAAGAATAGTCTTAAAGAAAGTGTTTTTGATTAAGATCTGAAAATTTATGTTTCTTATCTACAAAAAAATCAATAATGATTGACTTTTTGTAGCCTCCAGTCTTATTTTCCACTGTCTGAAGAGTTTTTCTTTTTTTAGCGTTTTTGAAAAAATTCACGAAGAAAGATCGATGCGCTCGGCTTATCGCCCAAGCATCCTTGAACTTTTGATCAAAAAGAAATTTGATTAAAGCAAGGAGATCAAACCAAAAACGAATGAAAATGATACCAATTGCTTGACCCAATGGTAAGTTTTTTTGTAACATGAACAGATTGTTTCTGAAGTTCAAATAGGTTTTTTGAGGATTACTTGCATTTAATGTTCCTCCACCCACATGATAAACGGTTGAATCCGGACAATAACCAATACGGTATCCCATTCTTTTCAAGCGCCAGCAAAGATCAATTTCTTCCATATGAGCAAAAAAATCCTCATCTAGTCCCTGTGCTTCTTTCCATGCTTGACTTTTGATAAATAAAGCAGCTCCAGAAGCCCAAAAAATTTCTTTTTCATCATCATATTGCCCGAGATCATATTCCACTTTATCCAAAATACGTCCAGCGCAAAAAGGAAATCCATAGCGATCAATATAACCACCTGCAGCACCTGCATGTTCAAACTTTGCTTTATTATGAAAAGATAAGATTTTCGGTTGGGCAGCAACCAGATTCACATCTTGTTCTAGCATCGCAATGACAGGTTCAATCCAATTGGTTGTCACCTCCACATCAGAATTAAGCAAGATAAAATAATCTGCTTCAACACGAGCTAAAATATGATTGTAGCCACCTGCAAAACCATAGTTTTGCTCATTTTCTAACAAGGTTATTTTTGGGTAAGATGCCCGTACAAATGCTAATGAATCATCTGTAGACGCATTATCGCCGATTACAAATTCTATATTTGGATAGCTGCTGTTATATACAGAAGGTAAAAATTTTTCTAAGAAAAATTTCCCATTCCAGTTTAAAATAACGACTGCTACTTTAGGGTAATTTTTCATTTTCTACGTTTTCTTTTCCATCTTTTGTGAGACCATAACCAATATTCAGGCTGTTCACGGATGATTTTTTCCGTAAATGCATTATGAATATGCGTGATTTCTTTATCTGAATAAGAAGATGGGTCTTCAATTAATGTCGTAAATTTGCAAAAATAATGACCTCTTTTTTCCATACGACCAATATGTGCAAATACAACTGGACCTTTTGTCATTTTCGATATACGTTCAACACCAGTATAAACCAGTGTTTCTTGATTTAAGAACTTCATGAAATAATCTGCATCCGAATACATGGGTGTTTGATCAGCAACGAATACACTAACGCTAGCTTTACCTCTCAATTTTACCAAGTGTCTCAAAATTTGTTTCATCGGTACCATGATCGCTCCAAATCGAGATCGAACATCATTATATACCGTGTCTACTGTTTTATTATTAAGAGGCTTATACACGATAAAGGAGGGGTCTTCTGTGATCGACCCTAAACGATGGATGCCATATTCCCAATTGCAATAATGTGCGGTAACAGCGATAACAGTTTTATTTTGTCTGAGGTGTCTCGTTAATTCATCTTCATCCACTAAGATCATTCTTTTATTCACCTCAGCCTTGGTAATGCGCTTCAATTTTAAACATTCCACCACCAGGTCGGGGAAAAAACGATAAAACTTCTTTGCAATCATTACTATTTCCGTTTCATTTTTTTCAGGAAAAGAATTTCTTAAATTTTCAAAAACAACATTTTTGCGATATTGAATGATATAGTAGAGGATGTAGTATAAGCAATCGGAAATGAAATAGAGTAACCAAAAAGGCATCAAAGCGATTAGATATAAAAATGCTGACAATGCTTTTTGTTTCATGTATATTTTGTAACTATTGTAAATCTTAACTGCAAATATCCCTAATTTAAGTTATTTTTGTAGCAGATAAAGTAAAATTCAACGATTTTTATGTCAACTCATTTATTATTAACGACTTGTTACTTACCCCCAATCTCATATTTTCATTGCATTCAACAAAATCCATTGCCTATTTTGATTGAAAAGTATGATAATTTTCAAAAACAAACTTATCGTTCCCGAACACGTATTGCTTCCGCTAATGGCATTCAGGAGTTAATCGTTCCGATTCAACATAGTAAAAAAGAGCGTTCTCCCATGTCAGAAAAACGTATTTCTTATGAATTTGATTGGCAACGGTTACATTGGTTAAGCCTTCAAGCTGCCTATCGTAATTCAGCTTATTTCGAATATTATGAAGATGACTTTGCTCAATTTTATAATCAAAAGTTCAAATTTTTATTTGATTTTAATGTAGCGCAATTGGAACTTTTATTAAAATCATTAAAATTGAAGCGTGAACTGTCTTTTACAGATGAATATTTTAAAGAAGTACCAGATGTTTTAGACTTTAGAGATAAAATACATCCCAAAAAGGAGAGTCTTTTACTGAATCCTAAACCTTATTATCAAGTGTTTGAAGATAAAAATGGATTTTATCCAGACCTTAGTATTGTAGATTTGTTATTTAGCCAAGGACCACAGTCTAAAAATTATTTTTAAGGTTTTAACCCATTTGTAAAACTTTTAAAGCCTATTATTGTTTTTCAATAATAGGTTTCTTTTTTTATGAAAAAAATTTTCACAACTATTTTTTGTTTATTTCTATTTTGTTCGGTTTTTGCTCAGTCTGGGGTAGATACCTTGCACTATCGTAAGGTATATTATTTTGGAGGAACAGGGATGGGATTTCCAATGGGGAAAACCAAAACTGTTTTATCACCTAAGTTTTCAGGGAGTTTAGGTTTGGACATTTCCCTTAAAAATCCAAAATATTATGTATACCCAGCATTGTATACCTTATCTTTTGATTACAAGCAAAAGACACAAGATCCTCAATATGCTTATAAATTGGAGGATGCAAATGCTAATTTCTATATATTTTCATTAGCCGGAGGTATTCGTAAACAACTGAAAAGGTTGAATACCTATGCTTATGCAGGTCCAGGAATGGGATTGATGATGGAACCCCGGGCACATGTTGATGCTGCGACAAGCATCGTTAACATTAAAAATGAAAACAAATTATCCTTTTCAGGAAAACTTGGAATAGGGGCCGACTATCGATTTAATGGATTTTTTCTAGGTGTAGAAGTAGGCTATTTACACTCCTTTAATAAAATACAAGAAACACCAATCAATATCATGACCGTTATGGTTGGGCTTAAATCGGATATTACCAGGTTGGGGGATAAAGTTGTGAAGGTAATCGGTGTAGAAGGATCGATAAGTGGAAAAGAGCAAAAATAAATGCTCTTTTCCAACTAGAATTTAGTTGTGTATTTTTACAAAATCCTCTGTTTTATCGCGTTCTTTGTTGTCAATCTGATTGATGATAATTTTAAAAGCCTCGAGACGCGCATGTTTCTTATTATCGGTATCAATTTCAATCCAAGGAGACTTTTTTGTTCCCGTACTTTTAAACAGCTCTTGGATATATTTTGAGTAGACATCCCATTTTTCTTGTGCCTGTTGATCCAGCGATCCGATTTTCCATTGCTTGAGCACATCAGTTTTACGTTCTTCCAATCGATCTGCTTGCTCTTTTTTGGAAATCGTTAAGAATAGTTTGATTAAAATAACCCCATCGTTTATCAAAAGCTCTTCAACTTCATTTACTTGTTTTAAAAACAATTGATATTGTTCCTTCGTACAAAAATCAAAGACAGGTTCTACTACAGCACGGTTGTACCAACTTCTGTCGAAGAATACAATTTCACCAGCATTAGGTAACTGTTTAAAATACCGCTGAAAATACCATTGACCAAGTTCTTCCTCTGTTGGTTTAGGAAGGCTGACGACACGCAATTTTTTAGGATTTAAAAATTCAACTAATCTTTCGATAGCACCACCCTTGCCAGCAGCATCTCTTCCCTCAAAAATAATCAAGACACGCTTATTCTCTGCAATGACTTTATTTTGAATGGCTGTCAACTGGATTTGTAATTCATGCAGTTCCTTTTCATATTCATAAGTCTCTAAGAATTTTTTTTCTTTGATTATTTTTTTATCGATTAAATATTGAAAAACTTCCTTGTTGTCCAAAATGTTTATAAAATCTTCTAAATTGAAATCTGCCATCGTTGCTATTATTTAATAAATCACTCGTAATATCACCATAAATATACGTTAGCATTTTGTTGTTTTACATTTAAAATCAATTTTTTTAATAAAAATACCATAACGATACTAAAGTGTCACTTATTGCGTTTTATCTGTAAACAAAGCAAATATTACGACAATTTGTGATCAAATTGAAGGGTAATAGCGCGTTTATTTTCAAGAATATCCTTGAAAAAATAAAAAAAAATGATCGACACATAATATTTTAATAATTCGCTCGTTTTAATAACAAATACTTTTCATAAAATAGGTTAATATATGGCTAACGATTAGCTTGAGGTTCCCCACTTCAAGCTTTTCTATTTTTTATAGCCTTTGTATGTAAAGAACCTGTCAAATTTATCTCTTTATTGTTTTAATTCTCATTTAGCAAGTACTTTTGCCTCCAAATCAGAATATATGGAATCTATCAAAAACGTGAATAACCACATTGCATCGGAAAGAGCACAATTATTAGCACACCCACTGTATGCGGAAATAGAAACAATTCATGATCTGCAACTATTTATGCAAGGCCATATATATGCTGTTTGGGATTTTATGTCGTTATTAAAAGCGTTACAGCAGAAATTAACCTGTACCACTACACCTTGGTATCCTTCCAAACATCCCAATACCAGATATTTGATTAATGAAATTGTGGTCGCTGAGGAGTCGGATGATTATATTGATGGAAGAAAGTTAAGTCATTTTGAAATGTATGTGGATGCGTTGGAAGAGA encodes the following:
- the rplI gene encoding 50S ribosomal protein L9 encodes the protein MEIILKQDIKGLGEQNDIVNVKPGYGRNYLIPQGFAIQATVSAKKVLAENIRQAQFKQDKIKKDATELATKLETIKLTIGAKAGETGKIFGKVNSIQIADALKAQGFDVDRRRITFEVEPKEIGEYLANLNLHKEVKVQVPFEVIAE
- the ligA gene encoding NAD-dependent DNA ligase LigA translates to MSSIDIEQRINSLTQELNSYNYQYYVLAQSQISDFDFDQKLKELEALEAQYPEYADPNSPTQRVGGDVTSKFETVKHRWPMLSLGNTYNQEDLRDFDQRVRKIIGDQFEYVCELKFDGLSISLTYQNGKLLKAVTRGDGTQGDLVTNNIKTIRSIPIHLKKGHYPDEFEIRGEIFMHKSAFLRLNAEREENEEQTYANPRNFAAGTIKLQDSAEVAKRPLDCFLYFLYCENRNKLFHNHWESLEAVKEWGFHVCEHTQKCETLTDVFSFIDYWDEKRHELSYEIDGIVIKVNDYGAQEELGFTAKNPRWAISYKFKAERVETQVKSISYQVGRTGAVTPVANLKPVSLAGTTVKRASLHNANEIARLGLHEGDTVFVEKGGEIIPKIIAVNEDKRLSNAIPYVYPSYCPECHTELVRQDGEAVHYCPNETGCPPQIVGKMQHFIGRKMMDIEGMGDETVETFYKKGILKNIVDIYGLQDHQDQLQSLERFGQKSIDNMLKGIEKSKEKPFEKLLFALGIRHVGETIAKKLAQHFKTIDAIKDASIEEIAAVQDIGIRIAESIHDYLNNEIHIAQIEQLKSYGLQFKIEEKEVILASNILADQTFLISGVFANYSREQLTALIESHGGKMVSSISAKLSYLVAGDKMGPSKLAKAEKLNIKMINENELVALIDNKTSI
- a CDS encoding lysophospholipid acyltransferase family protein; the encoded protein is MKQKALSAFLYLIALMPFWLLYFISDCLYYILYYIIQYRKNVVFENLRNSFPEKNETEIVMIAKKFYRFFPDLVVECLKLKRITKAEVNKRMILVDEDELTRHLRQNKTVIAVTAHYCNWEYGIHRLGSITEDPSFIVYKPLNNKTVDTVYNDVRSRFGAIMVPMKQILRHLVKLRGKASVSVFVADQTPMYSDADYFMKFLNQETLVYTGVERISKMTKGPVVFAHIGRMEKRGHYFCKFTTLIEDPSSYSDKEITHIHNAFTEKIIREQPEYWLWSHKRWKRKRRK
- a CDS encoding WbqC family protein gives rise to the protein MSTHLLLTTCYLPPISYFHCIQQNPLPILIEKYDNFQKQTYRSRTRIASANGIQELIVPIQHSKKERSPMSEKRISYEFDWQRLHWLSLQAAYRNSAYFEYYEDDFAQFYNQKFKFLFDFNVAQLELLLKSLKLKRELSFTDEYFKEVPDVLDFRDKIHPKKESLLLNPKPYYQVFEDKNGFYPDLSIVDLLFSQGPQSKNYF
- the rpsF gene encoding 30S ribosomal protein S6, with translation MQQYESVIILTPLLSDDAAKETIAKFKSILTEGGAEIVAEDNWGLKKLAYPIQKKTTGFYHLTEFKAPGELINKLEVEYKRDERVMRFLTIALDKHAKAYSEKKRSGAFNKKAETKTEEGSN
- the rpsR gene encoding 30S ribosomal protein S18, which codes for MANENIQYVTAPKVEDNRKKYCRFKKNGIKYIDYKDANFLMKFVNDQGKILPRRLTGTSLKFQRKVAQAVKRARHIGLLPYLADSLK
- a CDS encoding FecR family protein — protein: MNKELLEKYIIGETNEEENRSIQHWLEQNSDNNAEYLKIKKMWDSLPQPLETPAVDVDQAWANFKAARDKRTASTALAVEKKTIAMGWNWWAAAGILLICSLGFYVFNNSYKQEKQLFSNESVLKDSLPDGSLVTLNKNSIMTYSNNWIDKQRRVKLEQGEVFFQVFKDKEHPFVIETGKSKITVLGTSFNVRRMTDATEVIVATGLVKVSYSNKEVYLHPKEMITVRDNDTTKVSVKQTADQFYKYYVDREFVFENTSLERVVALLNKAYDQKIVIDQAADKKLLLTATFEQNSLSEILKIIADTFKCKVIIKDSIIHLTR
- the ppk2 gene encoding polyphosphate kinase 2, which encodes MADFNLEDFINILDNKEVFQYLIDKKIIKEKKFLETYEYEKELHELQIQLTAIQNKVIAENKRVLIIFEGRDAAGKGGAIERLVEFLNPKKLRVVSLPKPTEEELGQWYFQRYFKQLPNAGEIVFFDRSWYNRAVVEPVFDFCTKEQYQLFLKQVNEVEELLINDGVILIKLFLTISKKEQADRLEERKTDVLKQWKIGSLDQQAQEKWDVYSKYIQELFKSTGTKKSPWIEIDTDNKKHARLEAFKIIINQIDNKERDKTEDFVKIHN
- a CDS encoding glycosyltransferase family 2 protein; the encoded protein is MKNYPKVAVVILNWNGKFFLEKFLPSVYNSSYPNIEFVIGDNASTDDSLAFVRASYPKITLLENEQNYGFAGGYNHILARVEADYFILLNSDVEVTTNWIEPVIAMLEQDVNLVAAQPKILSFHNKAKFEHAGAAGGYIDRYGFPFCAGRILDKVEYDLGQYDDEKEIFWASGAALFIKSQAWKEAQGLDEDFFAHMEEIDLCWRLKRMGYRIGYCPDSTVYHVGGGTLNASNPQKTYLNFRNNLFMLQKNLPLGQAIGIIFIRFWFDLLALIKFLFDQKFKDAWAISRAHRSFFVNFFKNAKKRKTLQTVENKTGGYKKSIIIDFFVDKKHKFSDLNQKHFL
- the dapA gene encoding 4-hydroxy-tetrahydrodipicolinate synthase, translating into MNELHGAGVALVTPFNADGTVDFESLAQLIDYQINAGMNYLVSLGTTGEVATLSKEERKHIWDFTVKQVNARVPLVAGIGGNNTAEIVDQIKNFDPTGFCAILSVSPYYNKPVQEGIYQHYKAIAEASPLPIILYNVPGRTGSNMTPETTVRLARDFKNIVATKEASGSFAQFNAILRDKPADFLLISGDDPITLPMMALGAVGLISVVGNAYPAKVAELVALCAKGNYTAARTIHNELLEITDLCFVEGNPCGVKYILQEQGIGQDHVRLPLIPVSAKTQAAIQAEMQKIH